GGTATATATATCGCCATTGGCAGTCTCCATTCGTTTACACTGATATTTTACTGTATTGAGATGGAGACGTGGGCATGAGTGTCAATAACCAAAACTGTAGATAAAACGAAGTGCACGTTCCTCCCATTATTTACAGGAAAGAAGAGGATTGAGGATCAGTGAAGAATAGAGatcaaaagaacataagaaataggagcagaattgggccattcggcccatcgagtccgctccgccgttCAATCCTGGCCTATATGTTCCTCAAATTCCAGTATAATTCAGAATATTCTCTCCTCCTGTGCTCTGGTCTCCTGTGCTGTGGATCGGGGATATTCGCCACAGCGGGGAATGCTGTGTAATAGTCCCGTCATTGAATGTCTCCATTAGTTTATAGTGATTTTTTATGCTGAATGGAGAGATTAAAAAACAAGTTAATGATCTTCCTGAGATTTGAGCCAGTGGGCCAGGATATAAAATGAATGAATTAGTACAGAATCTCAAGGGATCTACACCATAATTCCATCCTGGTTATTGTAACAGCAACAATATCAGAACGAACGACGATGAACAGATGTAAACTCATTAATGGTCAGTAAATGGGGGTTAACGAATGAAGCTTTTCCctgtgcaaaatatttgcacagcCAATCATGAATCAATTCTTTTCGTTGTTGAAAATTGGAATGTTAACAATTGGAAATGGCGAGTGAATCTCTTTGGACATGTGGAATATCTGAATGGTCCCTCTCCAATGTTTCTGTGTTATTGTGTCAGTAAATGGATGACCCCGTGAATCCACAATTAGCTGGTGAATAGTCTTTTTGCAGAGTGAGTGTAATAATAGGATAAGAGGAGAGGATTTGCAGTCAGACATCAGAAACAACATTTCAAGATCTGACAGCTGCTCCATTTATTGACACCTATCATCGGAATTTGAACATGGAGCGAAAATGCACCGTTCACCAGAGTGAGAAACCCTACACATGTTCATTGTGTGGCCGAGGCTTCAGCCATTCATCCGGCCTGTCGAGGCACAAGCGCAGCCACaccatggggaaaccgtggaaatgtggggactgtgagaagGAATTCAATTACCCATCGGAGCTGGAAATTCAtcgccgcagtcacactggagagaggccattcacctgctcagtgtgtgggaagagatttactgcATTATTCATCCtccagtcacaccagcgaattcacacacaagagaagccattcagctgctcGTTCTGTGGGACGAATTTCAGGCAGTCATTCACCCACACTGtacaccagcgaggtcacaccatggagaaaccattcatctgctccctgtgtgggaatggattcactcagtcatctcagctgctgatacaccagcgaatccacactggcggaaggccattcacctgttctgtgtgtgggaagagatttgctcagtcatctgccctgctgacacaccagagggttcacactgggaagagggcaTTTGGttgccccgagtgtgggaagggattcactcagttagccAACCTGCTAACACatgagcgagttcacaagtgaagttggattctgttgttaatgctgctgttaatcacactgAACAATGTTCATTCCGACAGTTCGAGTTTGTTTCTGCTGATGTTCAAGGTTAttcaggggagatggtggtgttgttgtaatgtcactagattagtaatccagaggcccaggttaattctCTGAGGACATAGGTTCAAATTCCGACACATGCTCttgcatggactcgatgggccaaatggcccccttctgtggcgTCACCATTCTGATTCTAAGACTGCAGATAATATAAATTCAGTTACAAAATCTGGAAAGCTAGTCTCAGTTAATGATGACAATGAACTCAgcatcgatttttttttttttttaaacaaatttggtTCGCTAGTGTCCTTTCAGGAAAgctgccatccttatctgatctggccAACATGcaactccagatcaacagcaatgtggttgccacttaacttccctctgaaatgggcctcgaggtcactcagttcaaggggaattaggaatgggcaacaaatgctggccttgccagtgatgcccacatccccttaaagaataaagaaataaaagtTAATAACTGGACCAGAGTTTAATATTGGGGATCTACAACCAATTGCGTACTCGGGGCTGTGGTGCCCCTTTCACAACTGCTGTCTGATCTTTCCCCAGAATTCAGAAACGCTGATCAGGTAATTCCTGAATTGACTTTTGGTAAGAACTCTACATTTCAGTGTCTGAAATGTGCCACTGATTAGCATCTtcaattagaaagtgctgattaacccttgctgacaattcttactaAGTTGTACATTACACACAGTGACACCTCCATTATCCAACAGTGAATGGGAATTGGTGGAGAATCGAGAGTCTCCAAATGCTATCCCTCCTGTCTGGTACATAAATCTCCTCAGCACGGGAATGGAATCGACCTCAAGAAATAACCATGTATTAATCTTTTAAATCTCAAGAAAGTCATTATATGTTATGGCAAAAGCTCACGCTCAATCTATCCTGAATAAAGCTTTCACAGCAGCTTGCTGGCTGACAATTATAGGACAAGCCTGTGATCTCTGCTCAGAACAAgactccagcacgggttttaaaacaaaacatttataACCCTGATTCAGTTGGATACATAAACCAATTGTCGTTGGTTTGTCTGAGTAAATGTTGCACCAGGCCTTTGAGAGAGAAATAATAATTTTAGACAGGAAAGTGATTTTGAAGTGATTGATTCTAATTTCAACCCAACAACACTCTGGTGACACCATGGACGAAAGGTTTTATATGGGGAGGTGATAGCGTAGTGATATTGTCCTCCAACTAGACCAGTAATCCACAGGCCCATGGTCATGTTTTGGGAAATTTCAAGCAAATGTATTTGAAGCTTTGGAGGATAATCAAATGTTCATTTTAAAAAGCGAGCTATAAAACAGTCAGGGTGGCCCTGGGTTTCGACCACACGAGCTGTCGAGAAATAAACTAAACATGAACAAAATTtcagttgtgcctcccgaataatccccccaaactcttgccattgctgttccactgtcttccatgCTAGGctacccttccaatcaactctggccagctcctctctcatgtctttgtagttacctttattcaattgtagtaccgttacacctgattccagcttctccctctcaaactgcagggtaaattctatcatattgtggtcactgccccctaagggttccttcaccttaagttccctaatcaggtctgcctcattacacatcaccaaatccagaattgcttgttccccagtgggctctaccacaagttgctccaaaaattccctttcttgggatctgctaacaacctgattttcccagtccacctgcatgttgaagtcccccatgattattatggTATTGCCAATACAGTTGCAGGAACCCACTTCTCGCTGGTAGTACAGCTGTGCACAAATACTTGCTCTCCTTGTACAATCGAGTGCCTTTTGGGATTACCTTCTCTTcaggtttgtgactgctgattgtgttccactATCTCAGACGTCTCGGGGGACATGTTGATCAGATGTCgttctcagcttcctcttcagtagtagtaaagctggggaactctgagtggtcgtgtgtgtggtgttgcgagACGTCACCAAAAACTGTTTAGACGGCAATTTAATGAACCTTGGTCCTTGAAGGTTTTCAGTGcatcttcaaggactggacaaaccaATTGCAGGGATTTTTGGTTTTCATTGctgagcacaacatcgagggccgaagggcctgttctgtgctgtactgttctataaaaCTAAGGAGCAAACACTGTTATTTGGATTTGGGATCATTTTGAAATGAGAAAACATCAGGCACTTTATAATGGGTCAAAATGGAGAA
This portion of the Scyliorhinus torazame isolate Kashiwa2021f chromosome 5, sScyTor2.1, whole genome shotgun sequence genome encodes:
- the LOC140418766 gene encoding uncharacterized protein; this translates as MERKCTVHQSEKPYTCSLCGRGFSHSSGLSRHKRSHTMGKPWKCGDCEKEFNYPSELEIHRRSHTGERPFTCSVCGKRFTALFILQSHQRIHTQEKPFSCSFCGTNFRQSFTHTVHQRGHTMEKPFICSLCGNGFTQSSQLLIHQRIHTGGRPFTCSVCGKRFAQSSALLTHQRVHTGKRAFGCPECGKGFTQLANLLTHERVHK